The Coffea arabica cultivar ET-39 chromosome 6e, Coffea Arabica ET-39 HiFi, whole genome shotgun sequence genome contains the following window.
catttcatacatgaatcttttcatacacttgcacacttgcacttgagtcaccatttgcatcaatcgacctctatgaggtttccctttattggccgccacaattcatgtggtttgggaccaaaaacctcacgagagacatcgtagaatttaggattgcatttctcattcattagtctttgtccaaattgcaaatacatactttgggtagaaaaattaggaaaataagggttaaatcacgcaactagccttggctaggtcaaaggggtgccttggatttttatccttgccttccccttcgtcaaatgtgactcccgaacctttttctttgttttacgtggactaggagtcgtttaaaaagggttttcttactttttttttctttaaaaaatttcattttttgggtgacttggtacaccctaactctataccaagtggcgactccattttttcataTAAGAAAAACGCTTGCTTGGACTTTGTTATTTACTTGGAGACCTTTGAGTTCTTAAGTGCCTCAATTAAGTTCTAATTTTTTGCAAATAGATCTTAGAGTAGTTGAATTTCGAGCcattacttgactttttctctttgcctttggacctttgaagttcctagAAGTGTTTGATAGGCTTGAGTGTTTGGTTAGTGTTCGCAtttgagtccttggtagcctcaaTTTTCCAACTCGATTGCTTGTTTGCCTTCGTTTGTTTTGGTGGTCCTTAGAGCATGAACTTGTGAACCTTGTGTTTGAATGAGCTTATGTTTGCCTATTCTCTttaatttttcccaaataaattcgTTGCTTAACCTTTTTCTCGCTTTTGGACCTTAGGCATTTAAATGCTTCTAATTGTCCAATTCCATGTTTATGTGTTGGATTGCTTGACACTTGTTTGGTTTTGGACCttttaaagttcttaaatgttcGATGACTCGAATGTTTGGGTAAGGATTATGTTTGAGTCCTTAATAGAGGTTTTACTTGGAATTTGATTAGGCCATGCCTTCTTCTTAATCTTTAAGTACCTTTGACTACATTTAAGTTGCGAtttgaggaatttttttttttttttttttttattttttatgatttgatGAATGCCATTTcgattatttatattttatcattaaagtggtgccttaaCCTTTTGTTTTGATGGTCTTAGCTTAAGCCGTCTTTTTGTTATATtctactatttgaggtaccttgaccctttttattattttggagggtaagttagtaatttcactacgttagggcgtcacttcaagggaggtacactctatccctcattttgcacttcatttgaccctatgtgctcctacgtgttatgtgaaattgcatgcctactccgctttccttacctccttgcatgcatttactggcttttacttttatttaagatagggctcggagagcctctggtccattttcccttcccctttatgcttttatggggtatgtgtacacctcttggcttgtaatagatagggctcggagagcctctggtccattttcccttcccctttatgctttcatggggtatgtgtacacctcttggcttgtaatagatagggctcgtagagcatctggtccatttccccttccccttagtTGCTTGCTTTCGctgttacatgttaaattgctttattaggcttttgcatctagtcgagcatgctaagtgctacgtgttatgtgtttacgagcgttttggcatgtctactcgcttttttgtagtatagatgaatgtgatggatgactGTACGTTtctactagtccaacgctagtcggaattcatagaatgggctagtccaacgctagacccttagggatctcCTCTCGCTAGTACATGtgtgcatgttcattacatgtcatgcattctttttagttttatcattttgcatgcccctcgaaccccttttccctccattttaggatttttgcatttcatgctagttacagggttcatttgcttgagagtccccttaaatatgggatatagacgagtgtggctttttctaaagccttagcacgcttatatcctctctataaaagggcaaattgagtcacgatttaggtctccccgtcccaatatgcatgaattccctaggctcatgcattctaagtTCACtccatcattacactttcacttttcctctcatttgcacacgtacacctttttatcctttcacttgcacatgaacacctttcctcccatttttgcacacgtgcacccttgagtttcttcacttgcacacgaacacttttatcattgcttgcacacatgcacttcatattatcatttcacacaccgtacgttgcccactcacgtgcacactttcatttatatatttattttcttttattactttttcaaactcatgtcctcacattgcacgcatgcattccattcatttgcatcccacttgcattattcgtgacttcttcaaaggattgatattgggcttcacaattaatgtgattggcaccactcaacctttgaagggaaatttcccccaattcccctaggtctagggtttgcattcatgtagggcactcaaatgtaataaattctttggttaaaacaagaaaatctttgattaaatcaacgcaactagccttggctaggtcaaaggggtgccttggattctatccttgccttcccctttgtcaaacgtgactcccgaacctttttctttggtttacgtagactaggagtcgttttaaaaagggtttattactacttgacttcaaaactcatttttgggtgacttggtacaccttaaaccattaccaagtggcgactccaaacttttcatttcaaaaccctttttaaaactatttttttggccaaatcgtcgctttccaaagtcccatggcctttactTTTACTtagcacacgttcacacaccacacttcacacacaaaCATTCGACGATCGAAAAGtgggggcgcgacagttggcgactccactggggacattcgagagtccgagcaaatttgatttaatcaaccttttccttcttttaaccttttcatatattacatttgggtgttttagggttgcattttttttcccttttaggattttgcatcactcgcatctcaaaccaatccctcgactcatgaatgtatgtttggatgtatgtttacttatttatctcgcgcttgcattgcacttgggagggggtgtgtcacctttagagcctcgcgtggttctcaaccccttccctcaaataggggaacacttcatacgtgcatatttacttgctttatcccattttattttgtttttcgtgggcgccatcccacaccgccttgtaggactaggatcgatcgccttgggtaggcggatggtgtgctctgcgcccatagcgctacctaagggatcactcgagccaccgaccaaaggccctgggagtgacgacccttcgcctttaggtctgaaggcttgggagccgaagctttatcgagtctaggcattagtgaaccccagcctcatgcatccatgttagaattttcctaggctagagtcagcctcaccctattttaagcacaataggcacgagggaaggggttccaccccttttacttgttttattgtatttcttcttcttaaatgctcccaatgtgttatgtgtactatcaattgcactaaccattcttttgttttcttggattgcattcatgtgccttagcaataagaggcctttctggcactcttttagtgactcacccactagatagctcacatgtttaaatttcagttattgcacttgatttttaataaatacatttcattttagacctcttttcccccccgatgcattatttatatcATTTAGGcaatatttgtcacatatttatatcgctttaataaatagcatcatgcataaaccatagaaagggaatgccacatagggaatcccgtggtTAGGAATaggccaccttgtgtctcggatacttaatccaacgagacttgcatGTTTACAATTTTGTTTGGCCTAAGGGGTAAAATTCCAAGGTAAGGTACTAAAAAGTGAATTCTTCCTCAGATGGCTCCATGCCGAATGTTAAACCACATACCTCGTGAGCTGATAGATTGGAAGAACAACATGGCGCATGAGGTGAACCGATTGTTCCGATACATAGGGCATCTACCAAGTCTTTTGGACATAGCCCCAAACATGGCAATCATTGAAGCACTGCTTGAGTATTGGGATCCTAAAGGCTCCGTCTTTCGATTCGGGGAATGCGAGTTAACACTCACTCTAGAAGAGATAGAAGGATTGTTGCAAATGCCTGGGAAAGGAAGCCCTATGGTGTACCCGACTAATGGCACTAGAGAGCAGTTCTGCAAGTTTCTGGGATTGGGACGAGCTAGTATGAACCAGCACCCGGACGCAAAATCATGTCCACTGGAGTTCTTGTACGAACGATTTGGGAGAAGGGACTCTTATGATCAACACCGTGATGACTTTTTCATTAGCAAAGAGGAGTGGGAAGGAAAGCGAGTCCAAGTCTTTGGACTGGCCTTGACTAGTCTACTTTTATTCCCGCAAAAGCATGGGAAGGTTACCTTTTCAACAATCAACATGATGCAAAGCGTGTTTCTAGGAATTAAGGAGAAGACCCCTACTTTGGTGCCTGTCATCATTGCTGATATCTTCACTGCCGTTACTGAATGCCAAAAGAAGAGGGGGTTTTTCTATGCATCCAACCTAGTACTCCAAATGTGGGCCATGGAACATCTGTCAAAAAGAGCGCTAAATCCATTGGGGTCATGTCTTCCAACAGCAAACTGGGTCGAGTCGCACCGAGAAAGGGTTAGCAGATACTATCGAATAGCGTCTCCAAGCTTGTTTATTCAGGAATTCAATGCTCTGACTTCGGATAAGATACAGTGGGTTCTCGATTGGACGAAAGTAAGGGATCCAGCTTTCAAGACTACGCAATTTGACTTCATTCCATTAGCAAGTACCAGTGGGTTGATTGTGTACATTCCACAACGAGTTATGAGACAGTTCGGGTACCCGCAGAGAGTGCCGACCATACGGGAAATGGGAAGTATCGAGCTTAATACAGTCACTGAGTGCCGGACTATGGTATTAGAAGGCTGGGGGAATCTGTGTAGTTTGGACAACCTGCATTTGGACCAAGTGAACAAAGTAGAGCCTAGGGTCATCTTGGAGTACAACGAATGGATCAAATCAATGATAGAACAAGGGAGAGAAAGGACACCGTTGATTGCCGTTAGTCTCGAGGAGCAGAATGGGAAGCTAAGGAAAGAGCTGGAGGATCATCAGTTGCAGATCATGGTGGCCGATCAAGCATTGGAGGACGCCCGCTCACAATTGAGGAAAGAGGCAAAGAAGAcagagaaattggaaaaggcattgagtgcatttgataaaatccaAGATGAAATTCGGAAACTCAGTATCGGGAGTTCTAGGGAATCCCAACATACTAAATTAGCTAGACATGAGGACTTTGTAAGAATGGTTGGTCGAACCATCAATGAAATTGTAAAAAAGGACTGAGTTTGTCCATTTTTAATGAGAATTCCTGTTTCTATATTCACTTACAGGTTTGAAAATGGGATTTTACCCCGAAggttgcattttcatgctaggcctacccttggcacaaaaagggtccccccataggacatgcatccgagttgtttgaataattactaactcatgcctttttctttttcccttttgaacaaattgcagaaaatctaataacgattggtttatctaaagaagtcttttgcattctcaggtaaaattttaaacatagcttctcgacGAAGCCCCATTATAACGCGATCCCGAATTaaggcccaaaggaatcgtgtagacatgagtacccAACAAGAGTCCTCGGAAAAGACcgttgcaactacccagccggaagccgcaagtcctggggttcagttgactgagttactcacaaaatttggggaaatggcgtcggaaatggccgctcagaagaagttgattgacgagctcgttagtagcggagtgcaacctgagcctgtacccgctacacaaccacaatccgaaccatttgttattcctccgTTTCAAACTACGTTTGAGGGAACTTTTAACCCGCAATATGCTTTCACTCAAAATCCTCCTTTCTACCCTTCTTATAgtcaaggatttcagcctcaaaGTGACCCAAACATGCATCTGAACCCACCAGTTTTCTATCAAACCACTGCAGAACCCGTGATACCGGAGCACACTTTCCAAAATAAGCCTGAAATGGGTGAATCTTCTGCTCCAATCGATATGAAGTTGCTCAGACGTCTAGATCGTTTCgatgaatttataaggaagAGCCAGGGGCTGAACAAGCAGGGAGTCCTGGATTATGATGACTTGTGCCTTTTTCCGAGCGTgcagttgcctgaggggttcaaaacccctaaatttaacaaatatgatgggacgggtaatcccaagacacatcTCCGACTTTTTGCCAACAAATTGGGAAAGCCCGTGGATGATGAGAATTTGCCTTTAAGGTTGTTCCCCGAGAGCCTGGAAGGGGATGCGCTTGACTGGTATTCCAACCTGAAACTTGAAGACGTGAAAACCTGGATTGATTTGTCTAATGCATTTGTGAGACAATATGAGTACAACTGCGAGTTGGCTCCCACCCGGACTACTCTGGAAGGAACGAAAAGGAAGCCTTCTGAGGACCACAAGacctatgccaagaggtggagaaaAGTAGCCGCGAAGGTGGAaccaccgatgactgaggatgaaattattCGCACATTCATCAAAAcccatgatccgccgtactttgaagagattttccgtatgaccggatgttcgtttgctgcaattgtaaataaacttgaggagtttgATGACTTTGTGAGGGCTGGGAAGATTGTCAATGTTTCCGCCCTTAAAtctcagttggatgctttacaaggtcaaGGAAGCAATGTGAAAAAGCCACCGTTCAAAAAGAAGGAGGGGGATGCAACCTTTGTTTGGAACCAAAATCCTTCACCCAGACCTCGATACCAACACAGCCCAATCTACCAAACCCATTACCCTTATTATCCAAACCCGTACCCTGTATATGCCACTAATATCCAGCACCCTagacctcgcccaagctatcctaacccaccttcagccccttttcaaatttctcaaccaaatccaccccaaaaccgaccaCGCCTtccatataacccaagatttccgCCTCCAAATAGACCTGCTTACAACCAACCTCAACCTtctgaaccttacaaccgacctcctagccgtacatttaccaatttaggtaggcctttagaccaattgtatgaTCAGTTAAAGGCCGCCGGAAAAATTGGTATggtaccccctcctacctatccATATGGCATGCCCGCCTGGTATAACCCGCAAGCTGTCTGCACTTATCATTCGGGGGCACCTGGACACTCAACTTTGGATTGTAAAGCACTTaagcataaaattcaagatatggtTGAGTCTGGAGAAATTATAGTCAGAAGGAGAGAGACACAAGGGCCGAACGTGAATAGGAACCCTTTGCCGGACCATGTTAATACCATCGGGGTCATTATGGATGACACGGAGTATATGGAACAGGTCAAAGTTTTGGCAAGGGAAGCTGAGGTATTTGGGGTCACGGACCAACCGTTTGTCATAGAGTTGCCATTCGAAGAAGATAACAAGCCTTTTGTCTTGGATCTCACGCCAGCTGAGAATGAGGCTTTGGAGCCCGTAGTCATTGAATTCCCAAAGCAAGAGCCTGTTTTAAGCCTGCAACAGGTACCATGGAATTATGATGAGCCTGATGTACAGATTGGGGAAAAGTCAATTGCAAAGAAGGAGGTGTCAGTGGTTACCAGATCGGGGAAGATTGCAAGTCCATTTGAAGCTGCCAGTCCGATTCGAGCAAATAACTCCGAGCCGCCCGTTAAACCAACAATCACTGAGAAAGAAGCCTTGGATTTCCTTAAGAGGCTTCAGAGAAGTGAGTACAATGTAGTTGAGAAGCTGAGCAAATCACCTGCCCAGATAACCATGTTGGACCTACTTTTCTCTTCGGACGTGCATAGGGATGCATTGATTGACATATTAACAAGAGCTCAAATTCCGAGGGACATTtctgttgataatttttcaaacgtggTTGGGAGCGTATTGTTCAACAAGCAAATTGCTTTTTCTGACGATGAATTGCCGACGGAGGGCATCGGACATAATAGGGCGTTGTACATAACAGTGAGGTGCAACGGAAAAATGCTGCCTAAGGTGTTAATCGATAATGGATCCGCGCtgaatatctgtccttggagtaccttaGAGAAACTAGGATTGCAAGACatcaagctgaggccttcagggactatTGTTAGAGGGTTTGATGGAGCGCAGAGGGAGCCAATAGGGGAGGCAGATTTAGTAATCGAGATGGGGCTGgcccaatttcaaataacttgccaagtcatgAACTTCCCGAGCATTTACAATATCTTACTTGGAAGGCCATGGATTCATAAGTCGGGGGCTGTGCCGTCTTCGTTGCACCAATTACTCAAGTTCGTGGTAAATGACAAACTAATCACTATCTTTGCTGAAGAGGACTGCCTGGTGATCACTGACTCTGGAGTTAAAGAAGAGGGTAGTCAAAGTGTTACCATGTCCCCTCACAGCACATCCGATATAgtctccgtaagttggataACCACGGAGGAACAAACTCTCTCAAAGGCCAGTGTAATGATGGCCAGAGAAATGATTCGTGGAGGATACAAATTCGACAAGGGGTTGGGGCGTGAACTGCAAGGGATCCTGAAGCCAGTGAAGATAGTAGAAAAGAGGGATACCTTCGGTTTGGGTTTCAGACCAACCGCCAAGGATTTCAAGGAGATGAAGGAGCGCAAGAGAGCggagaaagaaggaaggcaAGGGGTTCTTGACATTCCACCACTGCGTTATACTTTCCCACGACCAGCTGAGGTGATCATGTCAGAAATCAACCCAGTTGACGGAATTGAAGCGAGTTTGGCTcaattgttcgttggggcaacatttgaagatatTGTTCCGGGCGAAGCTGAATTTCCTGACATTCCTGAAGGATCAATTCtcaattggacagccgagtcCCTGCCTgttcggaaggagtttcggtaaaaatgaaaggggtttatcattcatgtgaattcatgaaaatgcctttgcatctgtaaatagccaatgaaaacaatttccTTTTTGACTAACGTCtgcgcatgtaaatattgttaagttttcatttccatttgctttcaatcaaaggtctttatgaaaatgcacgagttgttcttgtcatgttgTGTTGTCTATTCGCTTGTTTATATTGCTTGTCCATTCGTTGGTTGTGTGTTTGTTtacttattatcccacattcgttaattctttcagatggccaaaaataaaattatttgatcctttggatatcacaattCTGGAATTCGATAATGGCAatttctatatcactcacgacttggaggtttgtgaatccgaactccaaagcgagagtgataatgaggaagtATCCGATTCGTTTGCAAAGgatcttgaacaatatgaggaaaaaccgaaaccgaacctggaagaaacagaaaagattAACATTGGAACTgaggatgaagttaaggaggtgcagattagtattcatttgaataagagccagaaaaaggagatgcttgaGTTCCTGActatgttccaggatgtatttgcgtggtcctatgatgatatgactggtatTTCAACTGACGTGGTGGTGCACaggttacccacagacccttcttttccacccgtaaagcaaaaacccagaaaattcaaaccagatataagcctcaaaataaaagaacaaattgaaaaacaactccaaaccaacattatcattgtttcccattaccctatttggctttcaaacccagtccctgttccaaaaaagagtggagaggtgagagtttgtgttgactatagagaccttaataaagccagtcctaaagatgatttccctctaccaaatattcacattctcttagacaatactgccggacatgagattgaatccttttgcgattgttttgctggctaccaccaaattttgatggcagaggaggatagggagaaaactgctttcattaccccttggggtaccttttgctaccgagtcatgcctttcggtttaaagaatgctggagcaacgtatcagaggaccatgacaaccctatttcatgatatgatccaccgggagatggaggtctacgtggatgacatcataatcaagtctaaaaggacGGAGGATCACTTGGATGATTTGAGGAAGCTATTTGAAAGGCTGCGAAAAtacaatttgaagttaaatcctgcgaaatgcgccttTGGGGCACCAGCTGGTAAATTGTTGGGTTTCATCGTGAGCAAGagaggcatagagatagatccggCAAAAATCAAAGCCATTCGAGAGatgccagtgccgaaaactcagaaggacgtgaaaagcttcTTAGGAAAGATCAACTTTATTGGGAGATTCATTGCCCAGTTAACggccacatgcgagccgttgttcaagttattgagaaagaatgtgccgttgtaCTGGAATGAAGAGTGCCAACAggcttttgacaagattaaagattatttgctgCACCCTCCGGTCCTAGTGCCACCCAAACCGGGCCGACCGCTGATCATGTACCTATCAGTGCTCGAcggagcagtagggtgtgttctgGGGCAACACGATGACTCTGGAAGGAAGGagcaagccatttactatctaagcaagaagttcacgcagtacgaggctaattattcattcattgagaaaagctgctgtgcattggcctgggcagcccagaagttgagacactatctgttgagtcataccacgtatcttatttcccggtctgatcctttgaagtatcttttggagaagccgatgctgACTGGACGTCTAGCTAAgtggcagataattctctcggagttcgatattgttttcacttctCAGAAGGccgtcaaggggcaagctatagctgatcatctGGCGGAAAACCCAAGGGACAATGACTATCAACCACTTCACACCTATTTCCCTGATGAAAAGATCTTATTTGTAGGCGCCACGGACGATATAAGTGAGCAGtgccctgaatggaggcttttcttcgacgGAGCTTCAAATTCgctcggagctggaattggagctgttctgGTGTCGcccgaagggaagcactaccctgccgctgccaaattgcaatttccttgcacaaacaacatggctgagtatgaagcttgcatttttggtctcaaaatggctttggaaatgGAGATCAAAGAGTTGgtagctttcagtgattcagacttactcgtgcaccaaaccttgaagcagtggataaccaaagattcaaaaattctgccctaccattgtagtttgctcactctggccaagcAATTCCTACatttggagttcagacatctcccgcgagcccgaaacgcgtttgccgatgctttggccaccttaGCCTCTATGATTCAGTATCCAGATGAGTTGAAGATTGAACCGATTCAGATTCAGTTTCAAGACAAGCCAGCCCACTGTTGGGCTGTAGACAAGTCTCCTGACAGTATTCCTTGGTTCAATGATATTAAGGAGTTCCTCAAAACTGGGTCTTATCCTCTCCATGCTGGTATAAAAGACAAGAGTTTTCTGCATAGAATGGCTtccaaatttttcttaaatggtgaagtgttgtacaaaagaacctctgatttgaaccttttaagatgcgttgatgaagatgaagctcaatatatgatgaaagaagtgcatagtggcgtttgtggaactcacatgaatggccatttgctagcaaagaaaatcatgagaaccggatacttctggcttactatggagcatgattgtatagactttgtccggagatgtataaaatgccaaatgcatGGTGACATcatacgcgctccacccactgagttgcatagcatgactgccccgtggccctgttcaatgtggggtatggacgtgattggtacaatcgatcctcctgcttcaaatggacatcgatttatattggtggcgattgagtactttaccaagtgggttgaagcggagtcattcaaacatgtgACGAAGAAGGTAGTGGCCAATTTcctgagagatcacatcatctgcCGATTTGGGGTGCCTGAAACGCTTATCACTGACAATGCCaaaaatctga
Protein-coding sequences here:
- the LOC140009927 gene encoding uncharacterized protein, yielding MGESSAPIDMKLLRRLDRFDEFIRKSQGLNKQGVLDYDDLCLFPSVQLPEGLFPESLEGDALDWYSNLKLEDVKTWIDLSNAFVRQYEYNCELAPTRTTLEGTKRKPSEDHKTYAKRWRKVAAKLKAAGKIGMVPPPTYPYGMPAWYNPQAVCTYHSGAPGHSTLDCKALKHKIQDMVESGEIIVRRRETQGPNVNRNPLPDHVNTIGVIMDDTEYMEQVKVLAREAEVFGVTDQPFVIELPFEEDNKPFVLDLTPAENEALEPVVIEFPKQEPVLSLQQVPWNYDEPDVQIGEKSIAKKEVSVVTRSGKIASPFEAASPIRANNSEPPVKPTITEKEALDFLKRLQRSEYNVVEKLSKSPAQITMLDLLFSSDVHRDALIDILTRAQIPRDISVDNFSNVVGSVLFNKQIAFSDDELPTEGIGHNRALYITVRCNGKMLPKVLIDNGSALNICPWSTLEKLGLQDIKLRPSGTIVRGFDGAQREPIGEADLVIEMGLAQFQITCQVMNFPSIYNILLGRPWIHKSGAVPSSLHQLLKFVVNDKLITIFAEEDCLVITDSGVKEEGSQSVTMSPHSTSDIVSVSWITTEEQTLSKASVMMAREMIRGGYKFDKGLGRELQGILKPVKIVEKRDTFGLGFRPTAKDFKEMKERKRAEKEGRQGVLDIPPLRYTFPRPAEVIMSEINPVDGIEASLAQLFVGATFEDIVPGEAEFPDIPEGSILNWTAESLPVRKEFR